In Desulfomonile tiedjei DSM 6799, a genomic segment contains:
- a CDS encoding sensor histidine kinase: MEIRSNPAGQYFDEMHFLRQRVHDLELQLDELKKKSGSIRDNFREFGHSSEQFPPTKNETKSGIQFAREALEAALRTSEEKFSKIFENAPFMMHSIDTDGILRSVNTKWISTMGFEREEVLGEPIQKFMTPESRVMHSRRLPEFWDLLAVSDVEYSYVKKDGTVMDAVLDAVVMDDPVWGKTSLSFMRDITDKKKAQEALTESELRYRQLFEISPVAMIVHKGPHVLFANSAASSLLQLEDSKEMENKNIYSFLDPRQQDLCTQLMEGAERGEKLDDFRLIKLIARDGRTMYVEWAAVEILYQGQPIELSMVRDRTEVRLAEEKLIAGLHEKEVLLREIHHRVKNNLQIMSSLLRLQSRFASNIVLRTALRDMEQRLESMAWLHDTLYRSHDLTRIDFAKYINDMVYRLMGGHGVTARVRVEKEMDRVELEIDTAIPCGLIANELVSNCFRHAFPENRRGVVHIALRKTSPFSFDLSVCDNGIGLPAGFDIEETHSFGFRLVQSLMKQLNGSMVVNGSRGAAFHMSFPEMRLGKN; encoded by the coding sequence ATGGAGATCAGGAGTAACCCGGCAGGACAATACTTTGACGAAATGCATTTCCTGCGCCAACGGGTTCATGACTTGGAATTGCAATTAGATGAGTTGAAGAAGAAATCCGGAAGCATAAGAGATAATTTCAGAGAATTCGGCCATTCATCAGAGCAATTCCCGCCGACAAAAAATGAAACGAAAAGCGGCATACAATTCGCACGAGAAGCTCTTGAAGCAGCACTCCGTACCAGTGAAGAAAAGTTCTCAAAAATATTTGAGAACGCACCATTCATGATGCATTCCATCGATACTGACGGTATTCTCAGAAGCGTCAATACCAAATGGATCAGTACAATGGGATTTGAACGTGAGGAGGTCCTGGGAGAGCCGATTCAGAAATTCATGACCCCTGAATCAAGAGTAATGCATTCCAGGAGACTTCCGGAATTCTGGGATCTCCTCGCTGTGTCGGACGTTGAATACTCGTATGTGAAAAAAGACGGTACGGTCATGGACGCCGTGCTGGATGCCGTCGTGATGGATGATCCTGTTTGGGGCAAGACGAGTCTCTCGTTCATGCGCGACATAACCGACAAGAAGAAAGCGCAGGAAGCATTGACTGAGAGCGAGTTGAGATATCGACAGCTTTTCGAGATTTCTCCTGTGGCAATGATCGTACACAAAGGACCGCACGTTCTGTTTGCCAATTCGGCAGCCTCTTCGCTTCTTCAACTAGAAGATTCCAAAGAGATGGAGAACAAGAACATCTATTCCTTTCTGGATCCCAGACAGCAGGATTTGTGTACACAATTGATGGAAGGTGCAGAACGTGGGGAAAAACTTGATGATTTTAGATTGATAAAGTTGATTGCCAGAGACGGACGTACTATGTACGTGGAGTGGGCTGCAGTAGAAATCCTGTATCAGGGCCAACCGATAGAGCTTTCTATGGTGCGCGACAGAACTGAAGTCAGGTTGGCCGAGGAAAAGCTCATTGCAGGACTGCATGAAAAAGAGGTCTTGCTTCGCGAAATTCATCACAGAGTAAAGAACAACCTCCAAATAATGTCGAGCCTCCTCAGGCTTCAATCGAGATTTGCATCCAATATAGTCTTGAGGACGGCTTTGCGGGACATGGAACAAAGGCTGGAGTCTATGGCATGGCTCCACGATACATTGTACAGGTCTCACGATCTCACCCGTATCGATTTCGCAAAATACATTAACGATATGGTTTACAGACTTATGGGCGGACACGGAGTCACGGCTCGGGTGCGAGTGGAAAAAGAGATGGACAGAGTTGAATTGGAAATCGATACTGCTATCCCATGTGGTTTGATTGCGAACGAACTGGTATCGAATTGTTTCCGGCATGCCTTTCCGGAAAACAGAAGAGGAGTTGTACACATCGCGCTCAGAAAAACCAGTCCGTTCAGTTTTGATCTATCAGTCTGCGATAATGGAATAGGACTTCCTGCCGGATTCGATATCGAGGAGACTCATTCGTTTGGTTTTCGTTTAGTGCAGTCTCTTATGAAGCAGTTGAATGGGAGCATGGTCGTGAACGGCAGCAGAGGGGCTGCATTCCACATGTCTTTCCCGGAGATGCGGCTGGGAAAAAACTAA
- a CDS encoding sigma-54-dependent transcriptional regulator, with product MAPKPKILIVDDEERFRNTMRKLLSIENYEASVAGSGSEALDELRKNNYDLVILDVRMPEVSGVQVLSEIKKLDPTIEVIIMTGYASVDTAKEIMKLGAYDYLLKPYAISELLEKIDAAYERKLGRRQLTEP from the coding sequence ATGGCTCCTAAACCGAAAATTCTGATCGTTGACGATGAGGAACGGTTTCGAAACACCATGCGGAAGCTTCTGAGTATAGAAAACTACGAGGCATCCGTTGCAGGAAGCGGATCCGAAGCTCTCGATGAATTGCGCAAGAACAACTATGATCTCGTTATCTTAGACGTCAGGATGCCTGAAGTGAGCGGTGTGCAGGTGTTGTCGGAAATTAAGAAACTTGATCCAACGATAGAAGTCATAATTATGACAGGCTACGCATCAGTGGACACTGCAAAGGAGATTATGAAGCTGGGTGCATACGACTATCTCTTGAAACCATATGCTATCTCCGAACTCCTGGAGAAGATAGATGCTGCTTACGAGAGAAAACTCGGACGTCGGCAGCTTACGGAACCCTGA
- a CDS encoding IS110 family transposase, whose product MHEEVFVGIDISKDQLDAHVLPKGMHTTVKNDTQGIDSLIEILHAETPMVIVMEATGGYEITVAAQLGLAGLPIAVVNPGQVRDFAKGIGKLAKTDAIDAYVLARFAQTVRPIPKPLPTEDEKQIKELVTRRKQLVDLRASEKNRLHRARSNRVQRSIQTVIAALDKEIEDIDKDVDDLIRKSPLWRETEELLRTFKGVGPITARVLMAKLPELGHVSRHEISRLVGLAPLNKDSGKKKGKREISGGRADVRSTLYMAAVAAITSNVVIKPFYQRLIEAGKPFKVAITACMRKMIVILNAMLKKKQPFQVVFP is encoded by the coding sequence ATGCATGAAGAAGTTTTTGTTGGCATAGATATCTCTAAAGATCAGTTGGATGCGCATGTGCTGCCAAAAGGCATGCACACCACCGTCAAGAATGACACTCAAGGCATCGACTCGCTGATTGAGATCCTCCACGCAGAGACCCCCATGGTAATCGTGATGGAAGCCACCGGAGGCTACGAGATAACCGTTGCGGCCCAGTTAGGTCTCGCCGGCCTGCCGATCGCTGTCGTCAACCCTGGTCAGGTGCGGGACTTTGCTAAAGGCATCGGAAAACTCGCCAAGACAGACGCCATCGATGCTTATGTGCTGGCACGCTTTGCCCAAACGGTTAGGCCCATACCGAAGCCGCTGCCAACGGAGGACGAAAAGCAAATCAAGGAACTCGTAACACGTCGAAAGCAGCTTGTTGATTTGCGTGCATCAGAAAAGAATCGCCTCCATCGAGCCCGTTCCAATCGCGTGCAGCGCAGCATTCAAACGGTCATAGCAGCCCTAGATAAGGAAATCGAAGACATCGATAAAGATGTCGATGACCTTATCAGGAAATCGCCTCTGTGGCGTGAAACAGAGGAACTCCTCCGAACCTTCAAAGGCGTGGGCCCCATAACTGCCAGAGTGCTCATGGCAAAACTGCCCGAACTGGGACATGTCAGCCGTCATGAAATCAGTCGCCTCGTCGGCCTGGCGCCTCTCAACAAAGACAGCGGAAAGAAGAAAGGCAAGCGCGAGATTTCGGGTGGACGGGCGGATGTACGCTCAACCCTGTATATGGCTGCAGTCGCGGCCATAACGTCCAATGTAGTCATCAAGCCTTTCTATCAACGCCTCATTGAGGCTGGAAAACCTTTCAAGGTTGCCATCACGGCTTGTATGCGTAAGATGATCGTCATCCTAAACGCAATGCTCAAGAAAAAACAGCCTTTCCAGGTAGTTTTTCCTTGA
- the mnmA gene encoding tRNA 2-thiouridine(34) synthase MnmA: MRIAVAMSGGMDSTAAAFLLKNEGHELLGLHMRLHSASDSSWLQARHAAEQLGITIRAVDLSLEFCKYVVEPFLDQYLRGLTPSPCPQCNRRIKFGLLRERARSLGCDVLATGHYARIALSGRLLKGIDTSKDQSYFLFNLPATALGSVLFPLGDYAKADIRDMLRREGIAAAHSEESQELCFIPGGDYRLFLREKGIPEKPGSILNIRGEYLGRHSGIAHFTVGQRRGLGICAPRPLYVVRIDPAANSVIVGFKEETLQQKLWIRNLNVFPLHSVSRGDRFQVKVRSTSRAAWCSVSDIRQDRIELTLDCPQSGIAPGQAAVLYLEDEVVGGGWIQGTGSPED, from the coding sequence ATGCGCATCGCAGTCGCAATGAGTGGCGGAATGGACAGTACCGCCGCGGCTTTCTTACTGAAGAATGAGGGCCACGAGCTTCTAGGATTGCATATGCGACTGCATTCGGCTTCGGACTCTTCCTGGCTGCAGGCCAGGCACGCCGCGGAGCAGCTCGGAATCACCATTCGTGCCGTTGATTTATCCCTGGAATTCTGCAAGTACGTAGTCGAGCCTTTTCTCGATCAGTATTTAAGGGGACTGACCCCTTCGCCCTGTCCCCAGTGCAACAGACGAATCAAGTTCGGGCTTCTTCGCGAACGCGCTCGATCTTTGGGTTGCGACGTGTTGGCAACCGGTCACTACGCGCGAATCGCCCTCTCGGGCAGATTATTAAAGGGAATCGACACTTCCAAAGATCAGTCGTACTTTCTGTTCAACCTCCCTGCAACGGCGCTCGGCAGTGTTCTCTTTCCTCTCGGAGACTATGCGAAAGCAGATATCCGCGACATGCTTCGCAGAGAAGGAATAGCTGCAGCTCATTCGGAAGAATCGCAGGAACTGTGTTTCATCCCGGGAGGAGATTATCGGCTCTTTCTTCGGGAAAAGGGAATCCCTGAAAAACCGGGCAGCATATTGAATATCAGAGGGGAATATTTGGGCCGACACTCCGGGATTGCGCACTTTACGGTAGGCCAGCGCAGAGGATTAGGCATTTGTGCGCCAAGGCCTTTGTATGTCGTGCGAATCGATCCGGCAGCGAATTCCGTGATCGTCGGATTCAAGGAAGAAACACTCCAGCAGAAGCTATGGATACGGAATTTGAATGTATTTCCTCTGCACAGCGTTTCCCGCGGTGACAGATTCCAGGTAAAAGTGCGTTCGACTTCCAGAGCTGCCTGGTGCTCTGTTTCGGATATTCGTCAGGATAGGATTGAGCTGACGCTTGATTGCCCGCAATCTGGAATTGCTCCCGGACAGGCTGCGGTGCTCTATTTGGAGGACGAGGTAGTCGGGGGGGGCTGGATTCAGGGAACCGGGTCTCCGGAGGACTGA
- a CDS encoding efflux RND transporter periplasmic adaptor subunit, with protein sequence MENSDLSKLRIEADKRGSASGSRPKKRRLWLLVAVVLGVVAFVYLARMGFLIPAAEVQTVKVALIYPSRALTILNASGYVVAQRKAAVSSKATGRLEKLNVEEGKQVREGDILAVLENQDLKATLEEAQAAQKVAQAALRNAEAELTDATLNYQRNTALRQSGAVSVQAFDAAEARYKKAVASERSARFGVDRAEASLKVAEVNLEYSYIRAPFPGVILTKNADVGEVVAPFGASSLAKAAVVTMADMDSLMVEVDVAESSLEKVKVGGAAEIRLDAYPHDRFPGTVHMIVPTADRSKATVMTKVKFDKLDPKVLPEMSAKVAFLSRPLKEDEHTPFLGVPAAAIKAREKTKVVFRVASDRMQSIPVKTGRTWNDVVEILDGLSEGDLVILSSDKPLQDGRRIRVKE encoded by the coding sequence ATGGAAAACAGTGATTTATCAAAACTTAGAATAGAGGCGGATAAGCGAGGTTCAGCGAGCGGGAGTAGACCGAAAAAACGGCGACTTTGGCTGCTCGTTGCGGTCGTGCTCGGTGTTGTTGCATTCGTGTATCTGGCGCGAATGGGATTCTTAATTCCTGCTGCTGAAGTTCAGACCGTCAAAGTGGCTTTAATCTACCCTTCCCGGGCTCTCACTATTCTGAATGCAAGCGGTTACGTAGTGGCGCAAAGAAAGGCGGCGGTTTCTTCAAAAGCAACCGGAAGGCTTGAAAAACTTAACGTGGAGGAAGGGAAACAAGTTCGGGAAGGCGACATTCTGGCGGTTCTGGAAAATCAGGATCTGAAAGCCACTCTCGAGGAAGCTCAGGCCGCACAAAAAGTTGCCCAGGCCGCCTTGAGAAATGCCGAAGCTGAATTAACCGACGCAACCCTGAATTATCAGAGAAATACCGCTTTGCGGCAATCGGGAGCCGTATCGGTACAAGCCTTCGACGCAGCCGAAGCCAGATACAAAAAAGCTGTGGCATCGGAAAGATCCGCCAGATTCGGTGTCGATCGAGCTGAAGCATCGCTGAAAGTCGCTGAAGTCAATCTGGAATACTCGTACATTCGTGCCCCGTTTCCGGGTGTGATACTCACTAAGAATGCTGATGTCGGAGAAGTGGTTGCTCCATTCGGCGCTTCGTCACTGGCCAAAGCAGCGGTCGTTACCATGGCTGACATGGATTCCCTCATGGTGGAAGTGGACGTCGCTGAATCGAGCCTGGAGAAAGTCAAAGTCGGCGGCGCGGCAGAAATTCGTCTGGATGCTTATCCTCATGACCGTTTTCCCGGGACCGTCCACATGATTGTGCCGACAGCAGATCGATCCAAAGCCACTGTTATGACGAAAGTGAAATTTGACAAGCTAGACCCCAAAGTGCTTCCTGAAATGAGTGCAAAAGTGGCTTTTCTGTCTCGCCCGTTGAAAGAAGATGAGCATACACCTTTTCTCGGTGTCCCTGCTGCCGCAATAAAAGCGAGAGAAAAAACAAAAGTTGTGTTTCGGGTCGCGAGCGACCGCATGCAATCGATCCCGGTCAAGACCGGCAGGACCTGGAACGATGTTGTGGAAATTCTTGACGGCTTGTCGGAAGGAGATCTTGTAATTCTCAGCTCGGATAAGCCCCTTCAAGACGGTCGCAGGATACGAGTAAAGGAATGA
- a CDS encoding PAC2 family protein, translated as MADSVHSSPYLSWMQIPEQLRAPILVMGFHGWPNAGSVSSDTLYYLTQALRPRLAARLDEETFTNYTSDRPIAQIEDGIIHELDASVSELTYWENSGGEHDLLLFLGKEPSFRWNVYATIFVDVIHRLRVRKVFTIGGVQDTVSHTSSALITVVGSSNSVLDEMTQLGYGVRPSEYYGPVSIHSHLVKTFSEVGIDATSLWGHVPAYLEKSPRVVARIIGILNRLVGLRCSTEVLDQKSQELDRKINEALAKDPNLKQFVESIGGPKNPRNHVKGNEKIIRLDDFVKRDHSKDPDI; from the coding sequence ATGGCCGATTCAGTTCATTCTTCTCCTTATCTTAGCTGGATGCAAATACCGGAACAACTCCGTGCCCCCATTCTGGTGATGGGATTTCACGGGTGGCCGAACGCAGGGAGTGTCTCGTCCGATACGCTTTATTATTTGACTCAGGCATTGAGACCTAGACTGGCGGCTCGGCTGGACGAAGAAACCTTTACAAATTACACATCAGATAGGCCTATCGCTCAAATTGAGGACGGGATCATCCATGAACTGGATGCAAGCGTATCAGAACTGACCTATTGGGAAAATTCCGGTGGAGAACACGACCTATTACTCTTTCTCGGCAAGGAACCGAGCTTCAGATGGAATGTATACGCAACCATTTTTGTTGACGTGATACACCGGCTCCGTGTAAGGAAAGTTTTTACTATAGGTGGAGTCCAGGACACGGTGTCCCATACATCGTCAGCCCTCATCACGGTAGTGGGGTCGAGCAACTCGGTCTTGGACGAGATGACGCAACTCGGGTACGGGGTGCGTCCATCAGAGTATTATGGGCCGGTAAGTATTCATTCTCACCTGGTCAAGACTTTTTCGGAGGTAGGGATAGATGCCACAAGTCTCTGGGGGCATGTTCCCGCTTATCTGGAGAAAAGCCCTCGTGTCGTTGCCCGAATCATCGGAATACTGAACAGGCTCGTCGGTCTGAGGTGCTCAACTGAAGTCCTCGATCAGAAATCGCAGGAACTGGACCGAAAAATAAACGAGGCGCTCGCAAAGGATCCGAATCTTAAACAATTCGTAGAGTCCATCGGCGGGCCGAAGAACCCTCGCAACCATGTAAAAGGCAATGAGAAGATCATCCGGTTGGATGATTTTGTGAAACGGGATCACAGCAAAGATCCCGACATTTAA
- a CDS encoding lysophospholipid acyltransferase family protein, whose protein sequence is MAFSIISLPRLAFAAATLFLATLILSPLVIIASLLFSEEPAFRLARLWATIVAKGMGITFSFHGTENITPGTSYIVTPNHQSNADILGLLSKLPVKFRWVIKKELLRVPLFGHALSRTGAIALDRSDRTQAVSKLQQGESKLKDGWSILIYPEGTRTSDGNIQSFKKGGFMMAVHTGIPILPVTCNGAFKILPKKTIWLRPGHISFTIGAPIPTAGLTEADVPDLMEKTSNAIMEHFDPDYDPFARNGIPGKS, encoded by the coding sequence TTGGCGTTTTCTATCATTTCTCTACCAAGGTTAGCTTTTGCCGCTGCAACCCTCTTTCTCGCCACTTTGATTTTATCTCCCCTTGTAATTATTGCCAGTTTGCTTTTTTCGGAGGAGCCTGCTTTCCGGCTTGCCCGGTTGTGGGCTACAATCGTTGCCAAAGGAATGGGAATCACCTTCTCCTTTCATGGAACCGAGAACATCACACCGGGCACTTCGTACATCGTCACTCCTAACCACCAGAGTAACGCGGACATTCTCGGTTTACTCAGTAAATTGCCGGTCAAATTTCGGTGGGTCATAAAGAAAGAACTTCTTAGAGTGCCCCTGTTCGGCCACGCTTTGAGCCGGACCGGAGCCATTGCTTTGGACAGATCCGATCGCACTCAGGCAGTTTCGAAACTTCAGCAGGGAGAGTCGAAGCTGAAGGATGGCTGGTCGATACTCATTTATCCGGAAGGAACCAGAACGTCTGATGGTAATATCCAGTCCTTCAAGAAGGGGGGATTCATGATGGCTGTGCATACAGGCATTCCGATTCTTCCCGTTACCTGCAATGGTGCTTTCAAAATCCTTCCGAAGAAGACGATTTGGCTCCGGCCGGGCCACATCAGTTTTACAATCGGTGCTCCCATTCCCACAGCAGGTCTGACTGAGGCGGATGTTCCGGATTTAATGGAAAAGACCAGTAATGCGATAATGGAGCATTTCGATCCGGATTACGACCCCTTTGCCCGAAACGGAATTCCAGGCAAGTCATAG
- a CDS encoding ABC transporter ATP-binding protein — MTPETAEPNKIVVIEHLSKSYMRGDQEIPVLRDISLTVDEGEFLALMGPSGSGKTTLLNLIAGIDTPDEGMLRIGGENIAELDESKLSQWRARHVGFIFQFYNLIPVLNAFENVQLPLLLTSLSREIRREHAEVALKAVGLADRMDHYPSQLSGGQQQRVAIARALVTDPLLIVADEPTGDLDKRSAGEVLNLLTQLNDDFEKTIIMVTHDARAAKRSKKILYLDKGVLAESLVDDTL, encoded by the coding sequence ATGACGCCGGAAACAGCGGAACCCAACAAGATAGTCGTTATAGAGCATCTCAGCAAATCCTATATGCGCGGCGATCAAGAAATCCCTGTTCTTAGAGATATTTCCCTGACTGTCGATGAAGGCGAGTTTCTAGCTCTTATGGGACCTTCCGGTTCCGGAAAAACAACCCTGCTCAACTTGATTGCCGGGATCGATACCCCGGATGAAGGCATGCTGCGGATTGGAGGAGAGAATATTGCCGAGTTGGACGAGTCGAAATTGAGTCAATGGAGAGCACGACACGTCGGATTCATCTTTCAGTTCTACAATTTGATTCCCGTGCTCAACGCCTTTGAAAATGTACAATTGCCCCTTCTTCTGACCTCTCTTTCTCGCGAGATCAGGAGAGAGCACGCCGAGGTAGCACTAAAAGCAGTCGGGCTTGCAGACCGGATGGATCATTATCCCTCGCAACTTTCGGGAGGGCAGCAACAAAGGGTAGCCATTGCCCGTGCTCTCGTCACAGACCCTTTGCTGATAGTCGCAGACGAGCCGACGGGCGACCTGGACAAAAGATCCGCCGGCGAAGTCTTGAATCTTCTTACCCAATTGAATGATGACTTTGAAAAGACCATCATCATGGTGACTCACGATGCCCGTGCAGCCAAAAGATCTAAGAAAATACTGTACCTGGATAAAGGGGTGCTTGCAGAATCGCTGGTGGACGACACACTGTAA
- a CDS encoding class I SAM-dependent methyltransferase → MHWKAKALLGWILAYTPSGDRIHYWMQKNVSRSLPRPEYRIQNALMHATNHVKAFRQYGDRDIGEASLFEFGAGWDMFVQLLLYSFGVNHQITVDLYRWLKAELVNDSIKKIGQMELDSVRRIPEKLMHEDRLVEELKEFYGIDYRAPFDARRTGLVHSSVDFIVSSETVQFVPQADLLEIFSECHRILQPKGIVGLTINCDDIYAYVDSSISVYNFLQYSDFAWRFYNPPSFGQNRLRYADHLSLLKSTGFEILQDNARDVTEDELNAVATLRLDTKFQDYSLQDLAMRRGYLVLCRKSV, encoded by the coding sequence ATGCATTGGAAAGCAAAAGCATTGCTGGGTTGGATATTGGCGTACACTCCATCTGGAGACAGAATTCACTATTGGATGCAGAAGAACGTTTCAAGAAGTCTGCCCCGGCCCGAATACAGAATTCAGAATGCGTTGATGCACGCCACGAACCACGTGAAAGCATTTAGACAATATGGTGATAGAGATATTGGCGAAGCATCTCTTTTCGAGTTTGGGGCGGGATGGGACATGTTTGTACAGTTGTTGCTGTACTCCTTTGGAGTAAATCACCAGATAACAGTGGACTTGTACAGATGGTTGAAAGCTGAACTCGTCAACGATTCTATCAAAAAAATCGGGCAGATGGAACTCGATTCGGTAAGACGAATTCCGGAAAAGCTCATGCATGAGGATAGGTTGGTAGAGGAACTCAAAGAATTCTACGGAATAGACTATCGTGCTCCTTTTGATGCTCGGAGAACGGGATTGGTTCACAGTTCGGTGGATTTCATTGTTTCCAGCGAAACGGTGCAGTTTGTTCCTCAAGCAGACCTCTTGGAAATTTTCAGCGAGTGTCACAGGATTCTGCAGCCGAAAGGTATTGTAGGGCTGACCATTAACTGTGATGATATCTATGCGTATGTAGATTCCTCGATATCGGTCTACAATTTTCTTCAATATTCCGATTTTGCCTGGCGATTCTACAATCCACCATCATTCGGTCAGAATCGGCTCAGATATGCGGACCATCTGTCTCTTCTCAAGAGCACCGGATTCGAAATACTGCAAGACAATGCGCGCGACGTGACTGAAGATGAGTTAAATGCTGTCGCTACTCTTCGATTAGACACCAAGTTCCAGGATTACTCTTTGCAGGATCTCGCCATGCGAAGAGGGTATTTGGTGCTTTGCAGGAAGTCGGTATGA